From the genome of Rhodobacteraceae bacterium Araon29, one region includes:
- a CDS encoding C4-dicarboxylate ABC transporter substrate-binding protein — translation MTVAAVASIFATGVIAEVNLTAETASPGGATHLSPAHLTEIAGTQGIANIQLAEGQTLTNSIQNVAEGKTDIAGTPHILPFLMSRGAGPYGSLGAEKGAELASNLRAINPFTLGVFLLYAYDAKGVGGWDDLEDRKIYNGPPRGGALTNARSMIQIVAGLKDGEGYEGLQTNWGQGTALVTSGEPDAVVLPELFPSSRMTAVTAAGNMTAWSMPKEAYESDAMQKYMAAPGSAPFTAVAADIEDALGDGWTVVSEDETFRAFATIGGNVVHKDMDNDLVYKLVSAYVATLNDLKAKAPYGNTVNFDNPMLGMCGANPVQYHPAAARAWRDAGYEIDDCAVAE, via the coding sequence ATGACAGTTGCAGCTGTCGCATCAATCTTTGCAACGGGAGTGATTGCGGAAGTAAACCTTACTGCGGAAACGGCAAGTCCGGGTGGTGCAACACACTTGTCACCTGCACACTTAACCGAGATTGCCGGTACACAGGGTATCGCAAACATTCAGCTTGCTGAAGGTCAGACGCTCACAAACTCGATTCAGAATGTGGCCGAAGGCAAAACTGACATCGCCGGAACGCCGCATATTTTACCTTTCCTTATGAGCCGTGGCGCTGGACCATATGGCTCTCTTGGAGCAGAAAAAGGCGCAGAACTTGCAAGCAATCTGCGCGCAATCAACCCGTTCACTTTGGGTGTCTTCCTGCTTTACGCCTACGATGCAAAAGGCGTCGGTGGATGGGACGATCTGGAGGACCGAAAAATCTACAACGGCCCGCCGCGTGGTGGTGCGCTCACAAACGCTCGTAGCATGATCCAAATCGTAGCAGGCTTGAAAGACGGCGAAGGCTATGAAGGCTTGCAAACCAATTGGGGGCAAGGCACAGCTTTGGTCACAAGCGGTGAGCCTGATGCGGTTGTGTTGCCCGAGCTATTTCCTAGCAGCCGGATGACTGCAGTCACAGCGGCTGGGAACATGACGGCTTGGTCCATGCCCAAGGAAGCATATGAAAGCGATGCGATGCAAAAGTATATGGCTGCACCAGGTAGTGCGCCATTCACAGCCGTAGCCGCCGACATTGAAGATGCGTTGGGTGACGGGTGGACCGTCGTGTCAGAAGACGAAACTTTCCGAGCTTTTGCTACAATCGGTGGAAACGTTGTGCACAAAGACATGGACAATGATCTGGTTTACAAACTGGTTTCTGCCTATGTCGCTACGCTCAACGATTTGAAAGCCAAAGCTCCGTACGGAAATACAGTGAACTTTGACAACCCAATGCTTGGCATGTGTGGTGCAAACCCAGTTCAGTATCACCCAGCCGCCGCGCGCGCATGGCGCGATGCTGGATATGAGATCGATGACTGCGCTGTCGCCGAATAA
- a CDS encoding winged helix DNA-binding protein: MVTIDVLQNEDLQILEWQLLFSVARFGSCHLAFITRSTSIDPAHGSRAASTLEAKGLVSRREDPENRRRKLISLTPKGVEVFERIWPSARMAVKNITDQLDPVDFAELKRLMDLLNKATEQPLAKTSSHRQSKLSEDEKVSVGAK; encoded by the coding sequence ATGGTGACCATCGACGTTTTGCAAAATGAAGATCTTCAAATTCTCGAATGGCAATTGTTGTTTTCAGTTGCAAGGTTTGGCAGTTGTCATCTTGCGTTCATCACGCGTTCGACCTCGATCGATCCGGCTCATGGAAGCCGGGCCGCATCGACGCTCGAAGCCAAAGGTTTAGTCTCGAGACGCGAAGATCCCGAAAACAGACGGCGAAAACTTATCTCATTAACACCAAAAGGTGTTGAGGTTTTTGAGCGCATTTGGCCGAGTGCAAGAATGGCAGTTAAGAATATTACCGACCAACTGGATCCCGTTGATTTCGCTGAACTTAAGCGCCTTATGGATCTGCTCAATAAAGCGACAGAACAACCACTGGCCAAAACTTCAAGCCATCGACAATCTAAACTATCGGAGGACGAAAAAGTCTCAGTTGGAGCAAAGTGA
- a CDS encoding EamA family transporter, which translates to MIVAIVFAILSSILFALASMITKYALAHLDELTGAFISVLTMAVFFWCVAIWNLEWDFWYSKATLYFVISGFFLPALGQRFQILAVKHVGPALTSAIGAFLPLFAILPAILYLGETVTLFQFAGITLLVGGLILAAVGRGISWRKRAFYLLLLPLCAAIVRAITQPISKIGYNILAEPMFAMMVMTTVSSLTVGVMLLVQGSPRRALSFTRGHWLFALVGAVTGSGILAIQVSLVAGSVTLAASLSSVAPVFSILLGAYIFKNERIFWWHGVVAVMVCLGAVFIVAGKSAI; encoded by the coding sequence ATGATCGTTGCAATTGTATTTGCCATTCTTTCTTCCATATTGTTTGCACTCGCTTCAATGATTACAAAATACGCACTTGCACATTTGGATGAATTAACCGGTGCGTTCATTTCTGTTTTGACGATGGCCGTATTTTTCTGGTGCGTGGCAATTTGGAATTTGGAATGGGATTTCTGGTATTCCAAAGCGACTTTATACTTTGTGATTTCTGGGTTCTTTCTACCGGCTTTGGGACAGCGATTTCAGATTTTGGCCGTTAAACATGTTGGCCCCGCGCTAACCTCTGCGATCGGTGCATTTCTCCCCTTATTCGCGATCTTGCCTGCCATATTATATTTGGGTGAAACTGTAACGCTGTTTCAATTTGCGGGGATTACGCTGCTTGTTGGTGGGTTGATTTTGGCGGCAGTTGGTCGCGGGATTAGCTGGCGAAAGAGAGCATTCTATCTTTTACTCCTTCCATTATGCGCGGCCATTGTCAGGGCAATCACCCAACCAATTTCGAAAATAGGCTACAACATTCTCGCCGAGCCAATGTTTGCGATGATGGTAATGACAACAGTGTCGTCCCTTACCGTTGGCGTGATGCTTCTTGTTCAAGGGTCACCAAGACGGGCTCTTTCTTTCACCCGAGGGCACTGGTTGTTTGCGTTGGTTGGAGCGGTGACAGGCAGCGGCATCTTGGCGATACAGGTGTCTTTGGTTGCAGGCTCAGTGACGTTAGCGGCGTCTTTATCATCTGTGGCTCCAGTTTTTTCGATCTTGCTTGGCGCGTATATTTTTAAGAACGAGCGGATCTTTTGGTGGCACGGCGTTGTTGCCGTTATGGTTTGTTTGGGGGCAGTTTTTATTGTGGCAGGTAAGTCAGCTATATGA
- a CDS encoding sulfatase-like hydrolase/transferase — MTRPNILLFMSDNQPANLLGCYGNDEVMTPHLDNLSKRGMRFDNAYCVNAMCSPCRASVLTGLMPSQHGIHNWLDDRQMSKWPDNWSSIGEFTNLPTIIKLAGYNTAMIGKYHLGVPFQPQLAFDHWVTFPHGHTTSFYNNDVIDCEKTYNFTGHTVDFFTDKTIEYLEQQAGEEDPFFAFVPFNGPYGHWPAIKGRPDFEFADLYDTADMHSIPREGLSSEVLDRFGLRVAEGGLREQFKGPLLLPNNVVSLRNYFAQVSLIDSGVGKILSTLERLNMDENTIVIYTSDHGFSLGHNGIWGHGAAAFPSSAHKPSYNIPLIVAGEGVAENAVNDGFVSQIDLFPTLASLVGAKEVQPSLPSSALDLGPALRQEGGCLRDAVFYEQEETRAIRTQDWVYAMRFQGAPNHPIKNALYHLKDDPNEKTNLSGLGEFANVEAGLAAQISTYFSAYSNSKYDLWNGGTAKSNVTFQALWQDAWGNDWRPEHST, encoded by the coding sequence ATGACACGGCCAAATATCCTTTTATTTATGTCAGACAATCAGCCAGCTAATTTGCTCGGTTGCTATGGGAATGACGAGGTTATGACCCCGCATCTAGACAATTTATCAAAACGTGGAATGCGATTTGATAATGCTTATTGCGTGAACGCGATGTGCTCACCTTGCCGAGCTTCGGTCCTGACGGGCTTGATGCCCAGTCAACATGGCATTCACAACTGGCTGGATGACCGCCAGATGAGCAAATGGCCAGATAATTGGTCCTCTATTGGCGAATTTACGAACCTGCCTACGATCATCAAACTGGCTGGTTACAACACCGCTATGATCGGAAAATACCACCTTGGCGTACCCTTCCAACCGCAACTGGCTTTTGATCACTGGGTGACGTTTCCGCATGGCCATACAACAAGTTTTTACAACAATGACGTGATTGACTGCGAAAAGACATACAATTTCACCGGCCACACCGTTGATTTCTTTACCGACAAAACGATCGAGTATCTGGAGCAACAAGCGGGCGAAGAAGATCCGTTCTTCGCTTTCGTTCCATTTAATGGGCCTTACGGCCATTGGCCGGCAATAAAGGGTCGACCTGATTTCGAATTTGCTGATCTCTATGACACGGCTGACATGCACTCAATTCCAAGGGAGGGGTTGTCAAGTGAGGTGCTAGACCGCTTTGGCTTGCGTGTTGCTGAGGGAGGGCTGCGGGAGCAATTTAAAGGGCCATTGTTATTGCCGAACAATGTGGTGTCTTTGCGAAATTACTTTGCACAAGTTAGTCTGATCGATAGCGGGGTCGGAAAAATCCTATCCACCCTCGAGCGGTTGAACATGGATGAAAATACGATCGTCATTTATACGTCGGATCACGGATTTTCCTTGGGCCATAATGGGATTTGGGGGCATGGGGCGGCTGCATTTCCATCTAGCGCGCACAAACCCTCATACAATATTCCTCTCATCGTCGCTGGCGAGGGCGTGGCAGAAAATGCCGTAAATGACGGCTTTGTTAGTCAAATCGATCTGTTCCCAACTTTGGCATCACTCGTTGGGGCAAAGGAAGTCCAGCCAAGTCTGCCTAGCAGCGCGTTGGACTTAGGTCCGGCACTAAGGCAAGAAGGCGGTTGTCTTCGCGATGCTGTTTTTTATGAGCAGGAAGAAACCCGTGCAATTCGTACCCAAGATTGGGTCTACGCGATGCGGTTTCAAGGTGCGCCAAACCACCCAATCAAAAATGCACTTTATCATTTAAAAGATGATCCTAATGAAAAGACAAACCTTAGCGGGCTTGGCGAGTTCGCCAACGTTGAAGCTGGGCTTGCAGCCCAGATATCGACTTATTTTAGCGCATACTCAAACTCAAAATACGACTTGTGGAATGGTGGTACTGCTAAATCAAATGTGACGTTTCAAGCGCTGTGGCAAGACGCTTGGGGTAACGATTGGCGGCCAGAGCACTCGACGTAA
- a CDS encoding amidohydrolase family protein, with translation MREDFKLGHADKIYKGGNILTMDANMLHAEAIAIKDGRILAIGSDQEVLNLVGPGTKTTNLYGRFVMPGLVESHTHALWGACRDLFDVYVGYNATFEMLTDAVRTRVKQLAPGDFIYGGPWRLDMRDAMGNDPKAVLDNISTTHPIILADTSQHIIWCNSKALDAAGLVPGVADIPGGVIERTSNGAPNGILAESAGAPVRALMTRSERQLAEAAREFTRYFNSLGITAFKEPMAYEQDLQAYLAADQRGELSLHMAAHIVRQSLMAVEPTPYEVMDRLRREYASTNIRTNFAKLFLDGVAPGHTASFSEPYLASSGYDVDAHDPDATLLMAPELLNETVIELDRRGYVTKMHAVGDNAIRKGLDAIEAARDANGTSGLRHEIAHSAFVSDQDLGRFKQLGAIAEMSPKMWFPNAATPAQIAVLGEDRLQKAHRIGDLLAAGAEMTYASDWPASAPDANPWVGLSGMITRSNSNPDFSGVLAENQAISLDDALPLFTINGARSLGMENETGSLSAGKWADLIMLDKPLTGMDPMEIGKTQVKKTVWKGDVVHSL, from the coding sequence GTGAGAGAGGATTTTAAATTGGGCCACGCGGACAAAATATACAAAGGTGGCAACATCCTTACGATGGATGCGAACATGCTCCATGCCGAAGCGATTGCTATTAAAGATGGTCGTATCCTTGCCATTGGCTCGGATCAAGAGGTTTTGAACCTTGTTGGCCCTGGGACCAAAACGACGAATTTATATGGTCGATTTGTGATGCCGGGCCTAGTTGAAAGCCACACGCACGCTCTTTGGGGGGCATGCCGCGATCTTTTCGATGTCTATGTCGGTTACAATGCTACGTTTGAAATGCTGACCGACGCGGTGCGGACCCGAGTAAAGCAGCTTGCACCGGGCGACTTTATCTACGGCGGACCATGGCGGTTGGATATGCGCGACGCTATGGGCAATGACCCAAAGGCAGTATTGGATAATATTTCCACAACTCACCCAATAATTTTGGCTGACACCAGTCAGCATATAATTTGGTGCAATTCAAAAGCGCTTGATGCGGCAGGCTTGGTGCCCGGCGTAGCGGACATCCCCGGTGGGGTGATTGAGCGTACCAGCAATGGGGCACCAAATGGTATCCTTGCTGAATCTGCAGGGGCGCCTGTACGTGCCTTGATGACGCGTAGTGAAAGACAATTGGCTGAAGCTGCACGTGAATTTACCCGTTACTTCAACAGTTTGGGCATTACCGCGTTCAAGGAACCCATGGCATACGAGCAGGACCTCCAAGCTTATCTTGCGGCGGACCAAAGAGGAGAACTGAGCTTGCATATGGCGGCTCACATTGTGCGCCAAAGCCTGATGGCGGTAGAACCGACACCGTATGAGGTAATGGACCGACTTCGCCGGGAATACGCAAGCACAAACATTAGAACAAATTTCGCCAAGCTCTTTCTTGACGGTGTTGCACCCGGGCATACGGCGTCCTTCTCTGAGCCATATCTTGCCTCCAGCGGGTATGATGTGGACGCCCACGATCCAGATGCAACGCTGTTGATGGCTCCCGAACTGCTGAACGAAACGGTGATTGAGCTAGATCGTCGCGGCTATGTCACCAAAATGCACGCTGTCGGTGACAATGCCATTCGCAAGGGCCTAGATGCGATCGAGGCCGCTCGAGACGCCAATGGCACCAGCGGTCTACGTCATGAAATTGCGCACTCGGCTTTTGTCTCTGATCAGGATCTTGGACGTTTCAAGCAACTGGGCGCCATTGCAGAAATGTCACCGAAGATGTGGTTCCCAAACGCGGCCACGCCCGCCCAAATAGCCGTTTTAGGAGAAGATCGACTGCAAAAAGCCCATCGCATCGGGGACTTGCTGGCCGCTGGAGCTGAGATGACATATGCCTCTGATTGGCCCGCTTCTGCGCCCGACGCCAATCCATGGGTTGGCCTTTCGGGCATGATAACTCGCAGTAATAGCAATCCGGATTTTTCCGGTGTTCTAGCGGAAAATCAAGCAATAAGTTTGGATGACGCCTTGCCATTGTTCACAATAAATGGTGCGCGGTCGCTTGGAATGGAAAACGAAACAGGCAGCTTATCGGCCGGTAAGTGGGCCGACTTAATCATGCTGGATAAACCCCTTACCGGAATGGATCCGATGGAAATCGGAAAAACCCAAGTCAAAAAAACGGTGTGGAAAGGGGATGTCGTTCACTCGCTTTAG
- a CDS encoding DUF2924 domain-containing protein, translated as MRLDLDGLAGALREALMSEWREVIGRPPPKHLSRPLMVQILSHTYQLDTVGGYNKRLDGRLKSAARRDVVRPAFKPGSRFVREYHGITHVVEVSDDGRFVWKDQSFKSLSHWTCRGIVSLL; from the coding sequence ATGAGACTTGATTTAGATGGTTTGGCGGGTGCCTTGCGAGAGGCGCTGATGTCTGAATGGCGAGAGGTGATCGGCCGGCCGCCTCCAAAGCATTTGAGCCGCCCCCTGATGGTGCAGATCCTCAGCCATACCTATCAGCTGGACACAGTGGGCGGATATAACAAGCGACTGGATGGTAGGCTCAAGAGCGCAGCGCGGCGCGATGTGGTTCGGCCTGCCTTTAAACCCGGAAGCCGCTTTGTGCGGGAGTATCATGGGATCACCCATGTGGTTGAGGTCAGTGATGACGGGCGCTTTGTGTGGAAGGATCAGAGCTTTAAGTCCCTCTCTCATTGGACCTGTCGCGGAATTGTGTCGCTCCTTTAA
- a CDS encoding IS3 family transposase (programmed frameshift) — MGNKPTAEFRQEVVRVALTSGLSRKQVASDFGIGFSTLSRWIKEERDTVSTPEPQIDLIHENERLRKEVRMLREEREIFKKGNTVLREAKTVRFKFIEEHRGTLPINRLCHIMNVSARGYRAYRTRPINQSQRTDMVLLAHIRDQFALSHNSYGRVRMTEELKELGLQVGHRRVGRLMRQNAISVIRTRKHKVTTDSNHKFNIAPNLLDRDFTTDKPNQKWVVDISYIWTREGWLYLAAVLDLHSRRIIGWSVSNRMKKDLAIRALDMAVALRRPPKDCIHHSDRGSQYCSHEYQARLRKHGFKISMSGKGNCYDNAAMETFFKTIKAELIWRNTWHTRRAAELAIFKYINGVYNPRRRHSALGWKSPLAFERIAA, encoded by the exons ATGGGAAACAAACCAACAGCAGAATTTAGACAGGAAGTTGTGCGCGTAGCATTAACAAGTGGGCTTAGCCGTAAGCAGGTCGCATCGGACTTTGGGATTGGTTTTTCGACACTGAGCCGCTGGATCAAAGAAGAACGCGATACAGTTTCTACGCCTGAGCCACAAATTGATTTGATTCACGAAAACGAACGGCTGCGAAAAGAAGTCCGCATGCTTCGTGAGGAGAGGGAAATAT TTAAAAAAGGCAACACAGTTCTTCGCGAAGCAAAAACCGTGAGGTTTAAGTTTATCGAAGAACACCGTGGCACGCTTCCAATCAATCGTCTGTGTCATATTATGAATGTCAGTGCACGTGGTTACCGCGCCTATCGCACACGACCAATCAACCAAAGTCAGAGAACGGATATGGTTTTATTGGCTCATATTCGGGATCAATTCGCCCTAAGTCACAATAGTTATGGGCGCGTCAGAATGACCGAAGAGCTGAAAGAGTTAGGTCTGCAGGTCGGCCACCGCCGTGTAGGAAGATTGATGCGCCAGAACGCCATATCCGTTATCAGAACCCGTAAACATAAGGTCACAACGGATAGTAATCACAAGTTTAATATTGCGCCAAATCTGCTGGATCGTGATTTTACTACCGATAAGCCTAATCAAAAATGGGTGGTTGATATTAGCTATATATGGACACGTGAAGGATGGCTATACTTGGCTGCTGTACTTGATTTACATTCAAGGCGCATCATCGGTTGGTCGGTCAGTAATCGGATGAAGAAGGATCTGGCAATACGTGCGTTAGACATGGCGGTTGCTTTGCGGCGTCCTCCTAAGGATTGCATCCATCACAGTGATCGTGGAAGCCAATATTGCTCACATGAATACCAGGCTCGGCTTCGCAAACACGGATTTAAAATATCAATGTCAGGAAAGGGTAATTGCTATGACAATGCAGCAATGGAAACATTCTTCAAAACTATCAAGGCTGAACTGATATGGCGAAATACTTGGCACACACGCCGTGCTGCTGAACTGGCTATCTTCAAATATATCAATGGCGTTTATAACCCACGCCGCAGACATTCTGCATTAGGCTGGAAAAGCCCCTTGGCTTTCGAACGGATAGCCGCTTAA
- the ychF gene encoding redox-regulated ATPase YchF: MGFKMGIVGLPNVGKSTLFNALTKTAAAQAANFPFCTIEPNVGEVAVPDSRLDKLAAIAASKQIIPTRMTFVDIAGLVKGASKGEGLGNQFLANIREVDAIAHVLRCFEDGDVTHVDGRVDPVADAETIETELMLADIESIEKRLQGLSRKVRGGDKEAVQQERLLKSALSVLEEGAPARSVAIDAEDAKAWKSLQLLTTKPILFVCNVDEENASNGNAYSQKVEEMAASQGAGTVTISAQIEEEISKLEEDEAQMFLSEMGLDEAGLDRLIRAGYQLLELETYFTVGPKEARAWTIPQGTLAPQAAGVIHGDFERGFIRAETIAYDDFVTLNGEQAAKEAGKMRVEGKAYQVKDGDVLHFLFNA, from the coding sequence ATGGGATTTAAAATGGGAATTGTCGGTTTGCCAAATGTTGGTAAATCTACGTTGTTCAATGCACTGACAAAAACAGCTGCTGCCCAAGCTGCTAATTTTCCGTTTTGTACAATTGAGCCCAATGTCGGCGAAGTTGCTGTGCCTGACAGCCGATTAGATAAACTGGCAGCAATCGCCGCATCAAAGCAAATCATCCCGACTCGGATGACTTTTGTTGACATTGCCGGCTTGGTCAAAGGCGCATCAAAAGGTGAAGGGCTTGGCAATCAGTTTTTGGCGAATATCCGAGAAGTGGATGCGATCGCCCATGTTCTAAGGTGTTTTGAAGACGGCGATGTGACCCATGTTGATGGCCGGGTTGATCCGGTTGCTGATGCAGAAACCATTGAAACCGAGCTGATGCTGGCGGATATCGAAAGCATTGAAAAGCGGCTTCAGGGTCTGTCGCGTAAAGTGCGCGGCGGTGATAAAGAAGCGGTGCAACAAGAGCGCTTGTTGAAATCGGCACTAAGTGTGCTGGAAGAGGGCGCACCCGCGCGCAGCGTTGCCATTGATGCCGAAGATGCAAAAGCGTGGAAAAGCTTGCAACTTCTGACCACAAAACCGATCTTGTTCGTGTGCAATGTGGATGAAGAGAACGCTTCTAACGGCAATGCCTATTCGCAAAAAGTCGAAGAGATGGCCGCCTCGCAGGGCGCTGGTACAGTGACTATTAGTGCCCAGATCGAAGAAGAAATTAGCAAGCTGGAAGAAGACGAAGCCCAAATGTTCCTCTCTGAAATGGGATTGGACGAAGCGGGATTAGATCGTCTTATCCGAGCCGGTTATCAGCTTTTGGAACTTGAGACTTATTTTACCGTTGGCCCCAAAGAAGCACGCGCTTGGACCATCCCACAAGGCACTTTGGCCCCGCAGGCGGCCGGTGTTATTCATGGTGATTTTGAGCGTGGATTTATTCGCGCCGAAACTATTGCTTATGATGATTTTGTGACGCTTAATGGCGAACAGGCCGCCAAAGAGGCCGGAAAAATGCGTGTCGAAGGCAAAGCCTATCAAGTGAAAGATGGCGATGTTCTCCATTTCTTATTCAATGCCTGA
- a CDS encoding tryptophan synthase subunit alpha, which translates to MTRIDRKFKELADQGKKAFVAYVMAGDPDFDTSLELVLGLPGAGVDILELGLPFTDPMADGPTIQLAGQRALDSGMTLLKTLDMARQFRQTDQNTPIVLMGYYNPIYSHGVDAFLKDAKEAGVDGLIIVDLPPEEDSELCIPAQKAGLNFIRLATPTTDDKRLPKVLQNTSGFVYYVSITGITGAAEAEAGDVEPAVTRIKAHTDLPVAVGFGIKTPEAAQSIASVADGAVVGSAIISELAAGKSVREVLDFVASLANGAHSTSSN; encoded by the coding sequence ATGACTCGCATCGACCGTAAATTCAAGGAACTTGCAGACCAAGGGAAAAAGGCTTTTGTGGCGTATGTCATGGCCGGGGATCCTGATTTCGATACCTCGCTTGAGTTGGTTCTTGGACTGCCCGGCGCAGGTGTGGACATTCTTGAATTAGGCTTGCCTTTTACCGATCCGATGGCGGATGGCCCAACAATTCAATTGGCTGGTCAGCGCGCGCTCGACAGCGGTATGACACTTTTAAAAACACTTGATATGGCGCGCCAGTTTAGACAAACAGATCAGAATACACCCATCGTCTTGATGGGGTATTATAACCCGATTTATAGCCATGGGGTTGATGCATTCCTGAAGGATGCAAAAGAGGCCGGAGTAGATGGGCTTATTATTGTTGATCTGCCACCAGAAGAAGATAGCGAGCTTTGCATTCCTGCCCAAAAAGCAGGGTTGAACTTTATCCGCCTTGCGACACCGACGACTGACGACAAGCGGCTACCAAAAGTTCTGCAAAATACATCGGGCTTTGTGTATTATGTGTCGATCACGGGTATTACCGGCGCTGCAGAAGCAGAAGCCGGCGACGTCGAACCAGCAGTGACAAGGATTAAGGCACACACCGATTTGCCAGTGGCTGTTGGCTTTGGGATTAAAACCCCTGAGGCCGCACAAAGCATTGCATCCGTTGCAGATGGCGCTGTGGTTGGGTCAGCTATTATAAGCGAGCTTGCGGCTGGCAAGTCTGTTAGAGAGGTTTTGGATTTTGTTGCATCGCTGGCCAATGGTGCGCATTCAACAAGTTCTAATTAG
- a CDS encoding acyl dehydratase, whose product MYFEDFQVGYSFTTDPYLIPKHEIIDFAQQWDPQPFHIDEVAAEDYPYGGLIASGWHTLLISFRLMLETGKFKDCSIGSPGMQELRWLLPVKPGDTLCNKARVESAKLSKSKPDRGFVTVQYEVLNQKEQKVATYLITHMLRVRPN is encoded by the coding sequence ATGTATTTTGAAGATTTCCAAGTTGGGTATAGTTTTACAACAGATCCTTATCTTATCCCGAAGCATGAAATCATTGACTTTGCGCAGCAATGGGATCCGCAGCCGTTCCATATTGATGAAGTCGCTGCAGAGGATTACCCATATGGTGGGTTGATTGCCAGTGGTTGGCATACCTTGTTGATTTCTTTTCGGCTAATGCTTGAAACCGGCAAGTTTAAAGACTGTTCCATTGGCTCACCCGGCATGCAAGAGCTGCGCTGGCTGCTTCCTGTTAAACCTGGCGACACTCTTTGTAACAAAGCCAGAGTTGAAAGCGCAAAACTATCAAAATCAAAACCTGATCGGGGATTTGTAACGGTTCAATATGAAGTTCTGAACCAAAAAGAGCAAAAGGTCGCAACCTACCTAATCACACATATGCTGCGGGTTAGACCTAATTAG
- a CDS encoding L-lactate dehydrogenase has protein sequence MPVITNIEDLKRIYRRRVPQMFFDYAESGSWTEQTFRDNVTDFEQLRLRQRVAVDMTGRSTASKMVSQEVAMPVALAPVGLTGMQSADGEIKAARAAENFGVPFTLSTMSICSIEDVAAHTTKPFWFQLYVMKDTDFVDRLIQRAKAVKCSALMITLDLQILGQRHKDLKNGLSAPPKLTPKTMANLATKWGWGLEMLGTKRRQFGNIVGHAKGVKDTSSLSSWTAEQFDPALDWDKITKLKEAWGGKVILKGILDAEDAKMALRVGADAIIVSNHGGRQLDGALSSIRALPSILEAVGDKIEVHFDGGIRSGQDVLKALSLGAKGTYIGRAFTYGLGAMGESGVTQALTVIQKELETTMALCGHTQIDDLSRENLLIPKGFEGDWA, from the coding sequence ATGCCAGTTATCACCAATATCGAAGACTTAAAGCGTATTTACCGCCGCCGCGTGCCGCAAATGTTTTTCGATTACGCAGAGTCGGGCAGCTGGACCGAGCAAACCTTTCGGGATAATGTGACGGATTTTGAACAACTTCGTCTGCGCCAAAGGGTGGCAGTGGACATGACCGGTCGCAGCACAGCTTCGAAAATGGTCAGCCAAGAAGTCGCGATGCCTGTTGCACTTGCGCCTGTCGGTCTGACTGGCATGCAATCCGCAGATGGAGAAATTAAAGCCGCAAGAGCCGCGGAAAATTTTGGCGTGCCCTTTACACTTTCCACAATGTCTATCTGCTCGATAGAAGATGTTGCCGCCCATACCACAAAACCATTTTGGTTTCAGCTATACGTGATGAAAGATACCGATTTTGTTGACCGTCTAATTCAGCGCGCAAAAGCGGTTAAGTGTTCTGCACTGATGATTACGCTTGATCTACAGATTTTGGGGCAACGCCATAAGGATTTAAAAAATGGTCTTTCTGCCCCCCCAAAGCTCACGCCTAAAACTATGGCTAATCTTGCGACCAAATGGGGCTGGGGTCTGGAAATGCTGGGCACCAAACGTAGGCAATTTGGCAATATCGTGGGTCATGCCAAAGGTGTGAAAGATACCAGCAGCCTGTCATCTTGGACCGCCGAACAGTTTGATCCCGCCCTAGATTGGGATAAGATTACCAAACTCAAAGAAGCCTGGGGCGGCAAAGTTATTTTGAAGGGTATTTTGGATGCAGAGGATGCTAAAATGGCCCTGCGTGTCGGCGCAGATGCAATTATAGTATCCAATCATGGCGGGCGACAGCTTGATGGTGCGCTGAGTTCAATTAGGGCTCTGCCAAGTATTCTTGAAGCAGTCGGCGATAAAATCGAGGTGCATTTTGATGGCGGCATTCGATCCGGGCAAGATGTGCTAAAAGCGCTGTCGCTGGGAGCAAAAGGCACATATATCGGCCGCGCCTTTACATATGGGCTCGGGGCTATGGGCGAATCCGGTGTGACCCAGGCCCTAACCGTTATTCAAAAAGAATTAGAAACCACAATGGCCTTATGTGGCCACACACAGATTGATGATTTATCACGCGAAAATTTACTAATCCCAAAGGGTTTTGAGGGCGATTGGGCGTAA